The sequence below is a genomic window from Nicotiana tomentosiformis chromosome 6, ASM39032v3, whole genome shotgun sequence.
TTGCCAACTTGGATTGATATAGTTATCTCATTGAGTGTTGTTGTCGTTAATCATCAGGGTGGTGCTAAGAAAGTCATCATTTCTGCTCCTAGCAAGGATGCTCCTATGTTTGTTGTTGGCGTCAATGAGAAGGAATACAAGCCAGACCTCAACGTTGTTTCTAATGCTAGCTGTACCACTAACTGCCTCGCGCCTTTGGCAAAGGTTCCCTTTTTGTTCCTTGCTCTGTCCTTCATTTTAACAGTTGAACCCTTTGGTGATACAATATATATTATCTCAAAATTTCTGACCTGACTTTGCAGGTTATTCATGACAGATTTGGAATTGTTGAGGGTCTTATGACCACTGTCCACTCCATGACTGGTAGGTATTTTACTTGTACTTTTTAAATTTGATTTCTGTAGCTTGTGCACTCAAGTTGTTTCTATTTTTATTAAACAGCCACCCAGAAAACTGTTGATGGACCATCTGCCAAGGACTGGAGGGGTGGAAGGGCAGCATCCTTCAACATTATTCCTAGCAGTACTGGAGCTGCTAAGGCTGTTGGAAAGGTGCTACCCTCATTGAATGGAAAGTTAACTGGAATGGCTTTCCGAGTTCCAACTGTTGATGTGTCTGTGGTTGATCTCACAGTGAGATTGGAGAAAGAAGCTACCTATGATGAAATCAAGGCTGCTATCAAGTAAGCTTGTCTACTCTACTACTTTACCATCCTCCTTTCcttgaaaaaatacaaaaaacttGTGTACTTTATTCAATCGGCAAGTATACACTAGAAGTCTCCTGCTGTGGATTTAATTCATGCTAGTGCTGCACGAAATAATAAGAAAGGCCTTATGTCCTGCCCCTGTGAGCTGCTCATTTATGTTAATTTGCTATGGCATCTTATTAGGGAGGAGTCTGAAGGAAAATTGAAGGGAATTCTAGGTTACACTGAAGATGATGTGGTATCGACGGACTTTGTTGGGGACAACAGGtaggattgatttggaagtgTTGTTCTGTTTAATGCTTCCAAATGAAAAAGATGATGAATGTATTTTCCTCACTCAAAATAACATGTGCCTATTGCTTCTGACCTCACTTAAGTATTTCTTGTGTAAATCCCCTTTGTTGTACTGACCCAGCTTGAACCAGTAGAGAGCCAAAGTGTTAATTTGACAGATTTGTAATTTAAATGAAAATAATGTGCAGATCAAGCATCTTTGATGCCAAGGCTGGAATCGCTCTGAGCAAGAACTTTGTGAAGCTTGTTTCTTGGTATGACAACGAAATGGGCTACAGGTAAATATAAATTTTACATGCCTTTAATTTTAGAGTAGCTGCACTTTTGCATGATATCTTATTCTGGTAGAGGGTCAATCTGATCTTTCTGCTTCTGCCTATGTTTATCTTTAGCATTTGCCTTTACAAGAAATATGTATAGCAGCACTTTATGGTTTGTGGTCTGCTGCTAATATTTTCTTCACTATTGGGATTGCAGCACTCGAGTGGTGGACTTGATTAAGCACATGGCATCAGTCCAGTAAAGTGGCAGTTCCTAGGGTGGTGGTGTTTTTGGTGACGTTTGCTAAGCATAATTAGTAGAGGGAAAAACAGTTTAGAATAAACTGAAACGGGAAGCTGTTTTGCGAGTTTGAGGTGCTGTCTGTTTACCATTGGGTTTTGATTTGGGATCTTTTGTTGGATTGTggttttccccaaattttcagtTTTTCATTGGAGTCTCTGTGCAGAACTCTGGATATGTTCTCTCTTGTTTTGTTTTGCTATCAGTGTATAATAATATGTTGGACCCTCACATATCTGTCTCACtgccacacacacacacacaccccaaataaaaaaaaataaaaaccaaaATCCACAGGAGAAGATAAAAACGAAATTGTTAGGTTGTGGATCAGAGGGATGATTCTGTAGGCAGTGGGGTCAACTGTAAAGGGTTCAGTCAGGTGCCTTTCCGGGCTTTCAAAAGCCAGCT
It includes:
- the LOC104093396 gene encoding glyceraldehyde-3-phosphate dehydrogenase, cytosolic, which produces MAKVKIGINGFGRIGRLVARVALQRDDVELVAVNDPFISVEYMTYMFKYDSVHGQWKNHELKVKDDKTLLFGEKPVAVFGIRNPEEIPWAEAGAEYIVESTGVFTDKDKAAAHLKGGAKKVIISAPSKDAPMFVVGVNEKEYKPDLNVVSNASCTTNCLAPLAKVIHDRFGIVEGLMTTVHSMTATQKTVDGPSAKDWRGGRAASFNIIPSSTGAAKAVGKVLPSLNGKLTGMAFRVPTVDVSVVDLTVRLEKEATYDEIKAAIKEESEGKLKGILGYTEDDVVSTDFVGDNRSSIFDAKAGIALSKNFVKLVSWYDNEMGYSTRVVDLIKHMASVQ